DNA sequence from the Bubalus bubalis isolate 160015118507 breed Murrah chromosome 24, NDDB_SH_1, whole genome shotgun sequence genome:
ttgccttctccagggcatctctaGGCCTCTAGAATGCAGGACAGCAAGATTCCCAATACTCATGGCTCCCCCCCAGATGGAGAAAGGAGTGCACAAGGCCAGAAGGTCCTGAGACAAACACTCCTTTAAACCAGACCAATTCCTCACAGCCAACCTGGCCTGGAAGAACCCTACCACCTTCAGCCCCACTGGAAGGAAGGCATGGGGAACAGGGACACCTGGGCCAGAtttcatctgggaagcccagcccaCCACACCCTCCCAAGCCCCTGAGACATAAAATGGTGATGCCAAGCAGGTCTCCTGGCTATACAAAGCACCAGAGACTTAGTGGAACCTTCTAGCCTCCAAAGTAGGTGCATTCTGAGGCCTCCCTCAAATGCTGTGGACATTGCTCTGCTGAGATTCAATTCTCCTGCTGCTGGACCCTTCCAGAATCCTGGGAGGTGGCAGGCAGGAACGCCCACCTCTAtctgacagacacacacacacacacacaccccctcacaAGCAACACACACCCCTCccgagcaacacacacacacccacaccccttccgagcaacacacacacacacacagcctcctgaGCAATCTGGCCCAAACCCACCTCACAGCAAGACATCGAAGTACAGGGCTTCACTCCATCCAGAGCCAGGGTCAGGCTGCCACACCAGTGGCTCAGACTtacctttcctctcttcttctttcttcctggcaGCCTCTTCCCGCTGTTTTCGGATGATTGCCAGCCGGGCAAGGTCGGCCTTGGCTTGCTCTGTCTTCCCCGCTAAATGCATCTTCATGTAACGCtcttttgctttctgcttctcaATTTCTTCTCTGTTTGGGTAAAGGGGTGTCACAGGGGACATCTTCCCCACCAGTCAGCTGAGCCAGAGGCGGGATCCAGAATCAAGGCCAAACACTGGGGCCGGGGCCCAAGTGGAGGAGGGGCTGTAGCCAAGTAGCCCCTCCCTGACGGACACTCACAAGCAAGTTAGTAAAGGCCGTCTGTCACTCTGCTACCTTGGGGGGTGGGCGGTCCTCAGTGGTGAGAAGGCAGTTGGAGGGGGAGGGTCTTGGGCAGCCTTCAGTCACACCCCAAGCTGGTGGGCCTTCCCCGTGGGGTTTACAGAGACCCTATTCAGCTCTCATGGGGTCAGCACAGCAAGGTGGATTTAAATCAAAGAGCACAATCAGGAGAGAAATCACGGTGGCTTTTCCTAGTGGCCCACAACCTCCTGAGAGGCCCCAGACATCACCAGGTAAGCATGAAAACAGAGACGAGCCGTGTGCAGGGCACTTTAGCCCTCAGGTGCGAGCCTCACTCCGCCCACAGGGAGCTCTCTCAAGCCTCGTTTTCATCTGAGACGAGAGAGGACTGGGCAACTGGTGGGTCTCCCCACACTGCCCATCAGCACAGGCCCCCAACCCCACAGCCATGACATCAGGGACGGACGCACGTCAGGAGGGTCTAATCAGGCTAGATAAGGGAGGTGACCCTGGAGGAGAGTGTCCTGAGGGAGGGGCTGTAGCATGACTGTCCACATCCCCAGGGATTAACTCAAGTGTAACGCTCAGGTCTGAATCTGCTGTTGCATTTTCCCTATGTTTCCACTGGTGaaaaaaacccttttttttttgttcctgagAAACTTCTAAAGGGCTTTTGGGGAATGAGATCATATAGAAATAAACACCATAACTGGAGCCCCCACCCGGCCACTGGAGACCTCAGGGCCCAGAAGTGAGGGCAGAGGAGCTGGGGCCTCAGCCCCCAGCCGAAGCCACGAGGCTCAGAAGCAGCAGTTACCTCTCTCTCCGTGACAGTTCCTTGGGCCCGTCCAggtccagctgtgtgacttttttGGTTGTCTGTGCCACCCGGTTGGGGTTCTCAATGTCGATGAGCCCTTCCACGCCTTTGCGCTTTTGCTA
Encoded proteins:
- the PDAP1 gene encoding 28 kDa heat- and acid-stable phosphoprotein → MPKGGRKGGHKGRARQYTSPEEIDAQLQAEKQKAREEEEQGEEGGDGAAGDPKKEKKSLDSDESEDEEDDYQQKRKGVEGLIDIENPNRVAQTTKKVTQLDLDGPKELSRREREEIEKQKAKERYMKMHLAGKTEQAKADLARLAIIRKQREEAARKKEEERKAKDDATLSGKRMQSLSLNK